The nucleotide sequence AGTCCGGCTACGAAGAGTGagattatccattcttcactCAATCCGTTGACTCGGTTGGTCAATTCTTCAAATTGGCATTGATATTCTTCCACCGATCCACTCTGCTTCAACTCTTTAATGGCGGTTCGGGGATCATAATAGAGGTTTTTTCCAAATCTGAGGACCATCGCTTCCAGAAATGCTTCGTATGTATACGCCATGTTGTTGTTGATCCCCCACCGGTACCAAGCATAAGCAGTCCCTACCAAGTGAAATGACAATACCCTGATTCATTGTTCCATGGGTATCTCAAAAGTCTATAAGTATTGGCGGGCCCGAAACACCCAATCCTCCACCCCCTCACCGTCGAACATTGGTAGATCGGCAACTTTCACTCTGAGTCGGGGCCACGGTTGCTCAGCCCCCACACTCACAGACCCTGCCCCTGAACCACCTTTCATGGTGTCATCACCATTGAAGCCATAATCATTCACCTTAAGCTTCAATTTCAAATTCTCACAAAGCAGATTTTCAATGGATCGTAAGGAATAGTCCATGTTCGTGAGCTGAGCTTGCGTATCGGCGATCCTCTCGTTAGCTTCCACGAGACCGCAGCTAAGAGTGGTGACCTCTTGCTTGTTTGACAAAGTGAGCTCCTCTAATTGGTTCACACGTGTTCCTTCCGCAATGGCTCCGATTCTCTCAATGAAAGCACCAATTAATAGGTAACCAAAAGACAATACACACCAGAACAAATTCAGCAAGTGAAGATATATAACAATGCAGGAAAAATATCAAGTAATCAATGAAACAGTGCGAATGTTATTGTAGTTAATCAACAACAGCAGCAACCCTGACTCAGGGAAGACTCCTATAGCAACCTTCCATATGAAATATCCTATTCTCCCCCATTACACTCCTCTCTCCTTATACACATGCATTCTCTCTATTGTTGTAACTAACTATCCACCTCAGCATACTATAAAAATCCCTTGTGACGCACCCTCACATTACCCTTCATAATCCTTCATCCACATAGGTGATTTCCTTATTCTTTTGCTTGTTGATTTGCAATTGGTAAATTTGGCCCATCATGAGTTGTCAGTTCTGCAATTGCTGTATTCGGCCTATTATGAGTGGGTTTACTCGTATCATAGGACATCTATTATTATGTAAGCACGTTGAATAATAAACTAGCTAGTGTATGTGAGATCTtgttataaataatttatatttaaaaaattgatttattttagcATCCAATCATTGAATGCTACCATTTTATGTTCAAAACATTTTTTGTCGTATGAATTACATGTTTATTGCTTACTTCAAAGGATTCTAAATTCACTTAAGataaacaaaatagaagtttgGCATGTCTATTATTAGTTAAATGAACAGTTAATTCTACTCCTGATCATTATCTCAAAAGATAACGGTGTGtcctaataaaaaaaaagttaaatttaaCTTTTGTCCCTTAACATTCTGGGACAATGCACATACAAAATTCTTTCATAATTTATACTATTAATTCTTAATAAAGATTTATTAGATATATAGCACACATTTGGGTAATGATGAGCTGAAACATCAAGTACTATACGGTTATTGATtagagatttatttatttttaaatttaaattgattagatatttatttatttttgtatatcTTATATATGTAAACatgataattttattaaaaattgactaacttttataaaatatgcGTTAAGCATCGTTGTTGACTTGATGTCACTACTCATAGCTCTTTTATCGTGTAACTTTAGCAATTCTTTTGAGTAGGTTTAGTATTTTATAAAGAATGTCACTTATTTAATTTATTGTCTAATAATGCACTCATGTATTAAGTAGTAACATATTACAGtcacttttttaaaattatataagtaATTTATNNNNNNNNNNNNNNNNNNNNNNNNNNNNNNNNNNNNNNNNNNNNNNNNNNNNNNNNNNNNNNNNNNNNNNNNNNNNNNNNNNNNNNNNNNNNNNNNNNNNNNNNCTAcagattaatttattaaaaaaatattaatataataaataatgaTGAATTCTACCGTATCCTCTCTAAAATAAAAGGTAAATTACCCCTTGTGATATATATATTGAAAGTGATTCACCATATGAGTTTTATGAAGTGGAAAATATCTTTACGAATACAATTGATGCACTTAAAGGTTGAAGAGAGCTTATGGTCCGTGATGATAAAAGTCATAAAGacacactacaaaaaaaatgaTGTTTTAGCGACAAACTTTTAGTGGCAATAACATAATGGccactaattttttaatttaagttaTCTTTTTACGGCAATTATATATTGGCCATTATTATTGTATGTTATAGTGGCTATTATTACTATTGCCAGaaaattattatctttttatatttttaatttttttaatttgatagaaAATGATAATCAAAGTTAATATCTTACTTTTTATAAGAGTtgtctttaaatttattttaaactttattttttatgtgcgtttaaaatttttattttttaatgtctcttctaaaaaataaattttatctttAATACATATTTTAACTTTGATTATCATTTTCtatcaattttaaaataaaccaaatccaacttaataacaaaaaaaaaacaataaaacacAAAGTTAATTACGATTAGAAGATCAGAGAACACCATAAAAAGAAGGTTAGGGTTCTCCATTGCATGGGAAAAAGAAAAGACAGAAGAAAAAATGCACGGTGAGGGGAGAGAGACAGAGagtgatgaagagaagaaaagaaagggagAACTTCCATcaaaggaggaagaagagaaagaaggagaagaagacgaCGGAGAGAGAAGTTGCCACCGCCACTTTCTTCACCTCCAGCACCGTCTCTGCCTTGCGCTGTTGTTGTTGTTTCTACCTTGCGCTGCCAGATCTGCCACTACTGTAATCCCTCTTCTCTGCTCGCCGTTGTCGTGTTTCTCATTGCTCGAGCTCATGCCTTGTTCTGCTCTGCTCCATCGTATTTTTCTACTCGCGCCGTTCTGAAACCTGTGCTCTGTTCTGCATTTTGAAACCTTTGCTCTGCTCCGCCGTGGTGCCGTGCTCTATCCTCTCAGTCAAATCGAAAACTCTCCACCGTTCACCTCTTTCACTCAAGCCTCTCGCCTCAGCCTCGATCCTCAGCATCTCTTCCTCCATCGTCGTCGTTGAAGGCTTGTAGATTGATTTTACATACTACTTGATTAATTTAGTTGAATTGTTGAATTAATAACAATAGTTCCAGTATACATCTCTCTCTCTCCACGCACATCTCTTTCAGTTTAATCGATTGAAGAAGCTCACATAatccttttcttcttttcattatttttgcaGTTTCGAGTTCGATCATGTCGAAGGACAAAGACTTTACCGATTTGTCGCTCACCTTCAAATTCCTCTTAGGTTTGATTTAAATTGTTGTTTCTTTTTTGAGTAATCACAATTTAGTAATGTAATTATAGTTTAATTGTttcataatttttataaaatagtaTTGCATTCTTAGGTTTGTATTTTGTTGTTCTGTTTTGTGTTTGGGAGTGCTTAGTTGCCAATCTTTGAACATAGGCATCTTATGGCTCTATGTTTTCCTCTGAAGATTATCAAAGAAGTGTTACTAATGGTGAGCTTCAAAAAAAGATGAATGATGAAAAAAAGATTACAAGGTGCTGCACTTGCtctattctatttatttttaaGAATATTGTCTTACTCCTCTACACAATCAGTGGTTTGAGTTATGTTCAGTTTATTTATCAATAAAAAGTTTGGAAATATTGATAgtacactaattatatataactaattcacatgaattaatttttatgggAGAATCGATTTCCCTCTGTTCTTCACAATGCACATTCATGTATGGCATTTTACTAAGTTGATGAAAAGCTTTTTTGTTAGTTGAATCAAAATGTATTCTTATttcatttatttatgtatttttttcacATTGTGAGAGTTTTGTGAGAGCATCTCTGTTAAAGTAACTGTTTAAAATACAATTGTGCTATGATTTGTGAGAGCATCCTAATTCCAAAGTCTTCCAATTTCTCAAAGCCTGAATCAATCAACCCTCATCCGTAGAGTAGAGTAGACTATTGATTTGTGCTATGATTTGTCTACAACTAGAGGATAGACTATTTTTCACTGTTTACTTTAGCGCAGTCTCAACAACTTATTTATAAATTTCAGAGAGACGGCCCTTGAAAATGCCAAGCAACTAGTAAGGAACTTAGAAACAAAGCTTGATTCAGCTAATGCTCAGCACCTTAAGGAGAAAGAAGAATTGGGACTAAGCCTTAAAAATGTAGAAGAAACGTGGCGAAGTAACAAACCTTGGCTGCCTGATTAAATTGTAGCTTATACttgtatgaatttaattttagaaGGTTTAACCTCAACTTAACTTTGCAGTCAAATGTGACTCAATGAAGGCTGAAAATGAAGCAACTGCTGCACAAGATATGAAAAAGGAGTTGCAAGAGCTCAAACTGCAATATAAAAAATTGAAGGTGATATTAAAGTTCTTAAACACGTTCTTGATGGACATTAGTTCCTCTGATTATTTTTTCCCCTTCTTTGTTTTTCCCCTTCATAGGTTGAACATGCTTCATTTCATGATATTGTTGATAAAATGATTGAGGAGAAGGATAATGAAATATCTAGACTTTCAGATGATAATAGGAATCTTCATCAATCTCTTCAATCAAGACCACAGGtttttgtttttatgttttttttcctTTCCTGCTTTTAGTAAATCATATGATTATTGAGACATAGATATGGTACTTAACATTCATGTGATCTTGTATATTTATTCTGCTGGTCTGACAATCTTGTGCTATAATCTCAGGTTGACCACAGTGACAATGATAATTATAACACAGGTATTAATTCATTTATATCCTGGCAGAAATTGTTCTGCTTGCTGAGCGTTTTAAGTATATTTTCGTTGTTTCAAATATCTGGTGATTTTCTAGTATAACGTTTTCTGGATTTAAATATTATTTCAACTGTTCTGAACAGCCTCGCATAAAGTGGATTCAATGAATTTAAGCCCCTTTGCTGCAGAACAGCAAATTCTGGTATGTCTTTATTCCTAATTTATGGTGTAATTCCATTCCCACTTTTAATTTATCACTAATGTATATTGTAAAGAGTATCTGCGTTGAAAGTTTTCTACATTGCAACCTGTTTTATTGCCTTAATTGGATCCTCGATCCTATTTTACTGTCAGCTCCTAGCTAGACAACAAGCTCAAAGAAAAGAAGAACTAGCACGATCACAGCGCCATATCTTAGCTCTTCAAGTATGTCTTAAAGCTTCTTGAGACAGGTATAAACTTCAAAGGAAGCAAAtagtcttttatttttctatttctagtGAAAAGCATGTATTTAATATGATAATGAAAATTGTGTGACCAGGTGAAGTGGAGGTATTGCTACCAGTTATTGGGATGCTTCTCCAATTTAGTCCACAAAGAGGTAATATTTGTCATCTTTTACATCACTTTGCATCCTTGTGTATATCTTATTTCAGGGAGAAAAAACTCACTTTGCATCCtcgtttatttttattagttgtcCATTTCTTATTTTTGTATGTTAGTCTTCGTGGAGACTACAATAATATGTATTTTTGTACCTGTGTAATAAATtcaacaataaaataaataaatacatagtGTCATTTTGTttgggaataataataataataataataataataattcggAGAGTTCATAGTTTATtaacacaattttaaaaaattattttcagatCCAACTATTTTTAGCTCGAAAACTTAAAATGAATTTATCAAATATATTGAATTGAATTAGATTCAGATTCGATCTTCGGCTTAGTAGGATAATAATCTAGTTTTTACACTTGTCTGATCTCGATGTAAGTTTCAACTCTTAATACTTTTTAATGATTTATGTTATAAACTAAAAGTAATTTTCTAGCAAAAATattaagagaagaaaaaagaTAGGCCTATCTTCAGGGTATTGTTGCACCCTGGTGGTGATTATTTGAGGGAGATTTGAAAACACAATGAAAGTTTAATCGACTACTAAAGCTAAGCACTGATAAAGTAAAAAACTTGCTGGACTAAGTAAGATCCATAGCAGTTTCACTTTGATACTTGAGTTTATAAGCACCATCACGTAGGTCTCTAATGATTTCAAAAGTTATTCACTTTGTAAGTTATGTTAGTCTTGCTATTAGATGGATCTACTAATGCATCATGACTATGTCAGCAAATTTATAATGAATATTAGATGGATATGCGGGAAGTCACTAATGAAATGAAAAATCTTGTTGTGGTAAATAGTTCTCGACCAATGGAGAATTTTTTTTTGGGTGTCATTATGATCTATACACTGTTATATTGTTAATCTTTTATATATTTCCATTCTTTGTAACATGGACAAATTTAATACCTCATTAGCAATGCTAGTTAAGAAATAATTTAGATTAGTTATTGAGCAActgtatttttattctatttctattttttgtATGACATTTAATCACATCTTCTTTCTTGGCATAGGGATCAAGGTCACGCTCTTCAAATTAATTCCCTTTCAGCTGTGGAGGAACCCTTAGTTGCAAAGGCAAAATGTGGAAATTGGGAGATAGATAAGAGGTTGTTGAAGATAGGAGAAAGAATAGCATCTAAATCTCGTGGAGATTTGTAATTTGTAGCATTTTTTGCTGTTTAGATTTGTAACatagtttattattttttagagaaatttgtgtatcaatatttttattttaataaaatatctcattttatagtaattaatttcagtatatttatattatgcataataataattattgttGGCAAAAATATATACTTGATTCTAGAAAAAAGATAGTTCGTTACTTttaagaaaatataataaaatatacttTTTGCGGCTATTAAAAAGGTCTTTACCGACAAATGTTATAATTGCCACTAAAACCTTTTAGCGGCGAAGCATAAGATGGCTAATGTCTAATTGCCGATAAATGTATTAGTggctatttttattgccgctaaaagcGAAATAAATGGCCGttaaaagtgatttttcttgtagtgacattTGAAAAGATTCTTCAAATCCTCAAGTCATAAACACAATTAAAGACATTGTTGTTGATGATGTCAAATACAAGTTTCAAGAGATGGTAGATTTGGATCCTCATGAGATTAAAGATATTGTTGTCGATGAGGTGGAGATCAAGTCGAATTTAATTGCAGACAATAGGATTTGCAAGATGAGGTGATAATTATGCACAAGAATTTAATCACTTTCACGGGATAAAAGTTTTGCAGATAGTGAACTCCGAAAATGTTATCACCATATAGGAGAGGGTGGAAGAGGCTACGCTGAGTTTGAGAAGGAGTGGCGCCTATATAGCAGAGATTCTCCGTACCTAGGTAGCACAAATGTTGCCACATGTAACGAGCTGAATACGTAACCTTGTTGATGGGTTTGTGAGTTCATCGCAAAGAGATTTCTTCGGTGGtgacaaccaccaccaccaccatagaCTGGCGGTACTAAACTAAATTTAAATAATcacaaaagaaagagagaaaagtagGAGAATATATACCTAATTATTATGGTTAACATTcaacttaattataattataagcaCTATATATATCATGGGAtaatttaccctttattttagAGAAGTATGGTAGCANNNNNNNNNNNNNNNNNNNNNNNNNNNNNNNNNNNNNNNNNNNNNNNNNNNNNNNNNNNNNNNNNNNNNNNNNNNNNNNNNNNNNNNNNNNNNNNNNNNNNNNNNNNNNNNNNNNNNNNNNNNNNNNNNNNNNNNNNNNNNNNNNNNNNNNNNNATAAATAatatatcaataaaaaataattttaaaaattgcattaatttttttaagataaataattttttaacaaataaattctTAATCAGTTTGacataaaaaaatattgttttaTCTCAATAAGTAAGAAAAAATAAGCTCCTaactaatttgaatttaaaaataattaagtcTCTAATTAATTTGACAATAACAATATGATATTTAATGTATTAATTCATCATCTACGTATCCCACCTAAAcaattttcattatgaattcatTGTAAAAATGATGGAGGAGTTGTATTGTTTCAAACTGTCTCAAACCGTTAGTTAGCGTTTAGTTTATGTCTTTCTTGAAATAGAGATAAAAAaacaaacactacaagaaaaagcgttTTTTTCGACGCCAAAAATCGACGGTTATTTCTGCCGTCGATAATTATCGATGGCTTGCTGTCGATATtactaaaaattataataaaaaaattaaatattaaaatcgacagcTTGGTCGTCGATATTTTTAtgatgtattaatttttttttctattatcgtCATATCATTGATGCACCAGAAGTCGAAAATAAAATCGACGAATATAgcatctattttattatttaaaatatcgacaacgTTGCCGTCGATAAATGTGAACGGTCTTGATTGCTTTCCAAAATGGAACGGTGTAAATTTAATCTATAAAAGAGACGCTAgatgtgttatttttttttaaattaaaatcgaCGAGTATgtcgtctattttattattttaaatatcgaCAATGTTGCTGTCGATAAATTTAAACGGTTTAGATTATTCTCTAAAATGGAATGGATGGTGTAAATTTAATCTATAAAATAGACGCTATATATgttgttttttttaaattaaaatcgaCAAATTAGCCGTCGATTTTTATCACTAAAAATACATGTTCCCGCGTCCACTCCCGTGTCTAAAGTTCAGAGACGCAAACTCCCCCAAATTCCCTTGTTCAACCCGTGCCCACCACCAACACCTCCTTCTCCCTCTGCCGAAGCTTCCACTGCCCCTCGCCGGTGCAACTGTAGGATCTGGTCCCTCCTTTCTTGCATATCTCGCACACGAAACAGTTCTTCGCCATTAGCAACTTTAGCGATAGAGCTATTACTTCTGCCTCTGGATCTGCATGCTTCAATTCATCAATTCACATATATAATAACAGATTTCAAGCTAGgtattctttaatttcttgcctgGTCTTCTTGGTTGACTTCGCTTTCTCTTCACTACTGCTGGAATTGAATTAGGGTTTCGGTAACTGGAAGGAGCTGCTGCTGATGAAGACATCATCATGATTGATGAAATATGCTTTATTTATTGCTTGGTTTGAATAAGCTAAGCATGAGATGCATGATATATAATTACAATTACAATTACAGTTTTAAGACTAAGAAttaaaatccaaaaaccctcCATTCATCAATTTTGTTTGTAGCTACCTTTAGTTAGTGATAACAACTTTATATTAAGTTAGTTATGTATAGTTAGTCATTACTATAATTAGCTGAACTCTTTCTTTCTATCGTAACTAAGAATTCAATTCATAATCAATGTTATTATGATTTTCTCTTTGATAGCAGATTCACCTCTACTTTCATTTTGCATATTACAACTCAATTTCTTTCCTTGATCTCTAGTACCTAATATCCTTCTTCACACTGATCTCTTATTGGATCTAAAGTAATTATATTAGTCTTTTTTATAATTTGAGCATGAGTAATTATTATATCATTATAATTCTTATTATTTTGACATTAACTAATATGCTACATAATCTCTTATGAAAGCTTATTTTGCCACACAGCACACTACACTACAACTACTACTTTCGGCAGAATAGAAaagtatataatataaaaacCTCTTGCTAGCTACTACTTTCAGGTTGATTTCTCTCCCTTTAGCTGATGGTGTCTTGCTTGAGTTGTAAGAATTAAAGTGAAGAAAAATGCTAAAATATAATGAGAGTGCCTCATATTGGGCTTGTTTAATTAATAAGTAATGAGAAGCAATggtatagaagaagaagaagatagaaagcaAAGTTAATGGGACCTTGAAGTACATGCAGGGTGAGTTACTATATATATTATAGGCATTGGGGTTGGGCCTTTAATTTGCTTTAAGAGAATGTGGAGTCAGCATATGTCTATTCTCAAAAGAGTAAAAATTGATAACAAGTATAACAAGTACAGATAGCAAATCATTTATTCTTCGTTTGGATGCATATTATATTTCTAGTCATTTGTGCTTGCATTTGTTAGTTACTTGCTCTGTTCACTCTTTGTTATTTTTGGATTGTATTTTAATAACACTTAACAGCTGATGGAAGTAGTAAAAACTTAATTCAAACTTTAGTTTGGATTCTAAATCCAACTCTTTCCAATAACAATCGAATGGTTTTTAAGATTTATTATGTCTTGATATAAGTACTAAGGTACCTTGTTCAATTACTACCACAAAAAGCTCTTATCCTGTTTTGGAAATGCAAGTGTATGCTTATTGATTTAGCAACCAAACTCTTAGATTCCTATCATATTTGCAAACAATGACCATTCATTCATGATACCAAGTGGTCATGGTAggtgacacattattcactattcaGTGTTGGCAACTTGATTCAGCCTCAAAAGTGTTTGAACATTTAGTGGCTAATTTGTTTTGCTTTAAGACAAAAGACATGATTTCAAAAGACATAAGCCTTGTCCCCTTGTCCATCTGCAAGATCAATTTGTTACACTTGAATTGAAAATTCATATATTATAAATCATATCTATAAATTTTTATAATCCGACATTGTTTAAATCACCTTCTATATACATATTCTTAATCAGAAACTTCACAAATTCATTAATTATGTTTATATTTTCATGGTATCATTCAAATTAACTATGCCCTGTTTCAAATAGCAATACCTTATAGTATTTAAgacacattaaaattaaaatgagctATTGTACCTTATCAGTTTTTGGAATTAGTTTCCTTAGACTTGTAAGCTGTGCATTGATCCGGTCCCTGCGCCGCTTCTCGGCCTGACTGTGGCTCTTGGAAGCACTAGCATATGGGAAGAACTAAGGTAATAACCTGCATGGGTGATTCTAATTGAACTTATGGCTCTCTTATTACAGCTTGATATTGTTGTACTTCAGTTTCAAAATTAAAAGCTTATGCAGAAATTAGAAACGCAGAAGTAGAGCATACAGCTCTTGAGAATAAATTTTCTCAAATGAAGGAGAGGCAACAGTCATATGACTCTGCTTTAACAGTGGTTAAGAAAAACTGGGAACAGGTAATTTATTTTGTGTTTCATTTTTTACTCCTTAAGTTCAAATATTCCATGCTTTAATTTGTCTAATGATTTATATCACAATCACTTGCTGGGCAATATCCGCTTTCCGCAATCTATTGAAGTTCTGTCTTTGATCCTTCTTAGTTATTGCATTAATTGGACACCAAGCAATGTCATATGAATTGATatgatatggttgaaaaattatgaaatctAGGTAGCTGAGATAACCAGCATAATGATTTTGCAGTCTTTACATTATTCAAGATGATATTGTTACATTATTGTAGACATTGCATTACATTATTATTTAAGATACtgcttataaatataaataacatACATGTTATTGTTAAAATAAAAATGCTTATAGAGTGTAAGTGTTGTGCGTCACAAATGATATTTAGCCAGTGCTAACTCATAGTTATTTGCAACGGATTGGAAAAAATGGGTTGTTAAAAGGGAATTGCTAGTGGATGAAAGATAACCATTGATAATGCTTATGAATTCTTAGTGCAGGGCTCCCTGTGTTCAGGGCTGTTTTCACTGTTTCATTGCTTCTTACTCTAACCTATACATTCTTATTCCCTTTATTGATTTGATAATTGTTTGCAGTGTAGTTACTTATTTAATTGGTGCTTTTATTGAGAGTAGATTGGATCCATGGTAGATGAGTGGATTGCATACACGCAAAGCCAACTCACAAGCATGGATTCATCTTTGCGTTCTATTGAGAAAATGTTGCGTGAGACTCATAAGTTGAAATAGAAGAACACTGATTACATTTTCGTATTGGAATATGAGTTTTGAAGGTCATGGTTCATCAATTATAATCCCTTGTCCATACCATGtagatgtatatatataaatgagTATCATAAGCTATTGTCTTCTACTATTTGTACTAGAGAATCTTTCATGGCCTCAGAGGACTCTTGCATGAATTATATGTATTGTTTACTTGTCAATTGATTGGTGTATTAGTCTACTATTATTCTAAGTTTGCTAATTCTGAATGGTGTGCTAGTCTTATTCCTTATTTTAGTCAAATATCTTAAGTTTCATTAAAAATTTCATGCTTTGAgtgaatttttttcttaaaagagttgtatattttgtttttgtttgtacTAGGATAAGCAACCATAAATTAAAGTATTTGTTTAATCTCTTTATTTGAAGATATTGAATTCAAAGCTTATGCCTCTGTTCTAATAAATTGCTTAGTACATGGCTTTAAGTCATCATCAATTTTACTTAATATATAATTTATCTATGATCATTATTGTATAATTTATCTttgtaaatatataattttaataaaaaagtggTGAGATAAGTGTCTTATTGTCCAGAAACTTCGTAGAAGCACACTCAATTCTGCAGGGTTCAACAAGCAAAGATATCACAAATTTTCTTGTACAAGAACCAATAACGGTAGCAACAATAACCCATGTTACACCTGCCAATAATGTTTCAACCACTGATCTTCTAGGTTATTATTTATACTTGtagaatatataatataataatatgtgTGACatcattttctttaaaaaaaaataaaaaagaaacttaGTATTTTGTATTAGATAGTGgttgaatattttgtattattagtggatTGCAATTTTAACGAATATAAGtctaagtttagttatttattttgtctAGAGTCTTTTATGTTAgagaattatttattattttgataagtttgtaaactcattatctaatatttagtataaattttatttttatatttaaaagtttatttgttttgttatttatactctatataaattttatttctatatttatttgcattaattgtttactatttttcaaatagaaaaaataattaaaacatatcTATTAAAATCGACGGAATGATTGtcgctttttaattttaaaatagacaagaaaaattaaatatagACAAAGAATTTGTCggtatttaaataataaaatcgacggcaacTGTGTCGATTTTATTGGATCAAATATTGACGCCCTGTCTGTTGATTTTAATAAGCATATTATAGACAAAAATCGACAGAAACTGTGTCGGTTTTATTGGATCAAATATCGACAGCTGGTTTGTCGATTTTAGTAAGCATATTATCGACGAAAATGTTgtcaattttattgaatcaaatattgACGGAAATGgcgtcgattttatataataatatcgacggcaatGTCGTCGATTTTAGTAAGAACGTAAAATCCTCACACTCATATTACAGACAGAAGAGCagtcgattttattaaattattatcgacggctaGGCAAGCCGTTGATTTTATTAGCATTTTAAAAAATCGACAAGCTTAATAGCGACCACCTCCGCCGTCTATTTTGCCGTCgaattttaatattatcgacggctAAGCCGTCGATTTGGCCGTCGATTTTAACGATATTTCTTGTAGTGAAAAACATTAAAGACATAGACACAAATTATTAGTGTATATATATTGTGTAAAatttgacactattttaactatgaaaatatgttaataaaagttttgtcaaaaatagtatttttaacatataagtaattgtaaaaaaaagtttaaatcttattttgataaatattggccgtcaaaaata is from Arachis ipaensis cultivar K30076 chromosome B01, Araip1.1, whole genome shotgun sequence and encodes:
- the LOC107632000 gene encoding protein GRIP-like — its product is MKAENEATAAQDMKKELQELKLQYKKLKVEHASFHDIVDKMIEEKDNEISRLSDDNRNLHQSLQSRPQVDHSDNDNYNTASHKVDSMNLSPFAAEQQILLLARQQAQRKEELARSQRHILALQVCLKAS